A stretch of Shewanella dokdonensis DNA encodes these proteins:
- a CDS encoding TusE/DsrC/DsvC family sulfur relay protein: MIEFNGKQIATDTQGYLLDVNDWEPALAPIIADGEQIVLTDAHWEVVNFVRDFYLEYKTSPAIRVLVKAIGQKLGPDKGNSKYLYTLFPIGPAKQATKIAGLPKPAKCI, encoded by the coding sequence ATGATTGAATTTAATGGGAAACAGATAGCAACAGATACACAAGGATACTTGTTGGATGTCAATGACTGGGAACCTGCGTTAGCGCCTATCATTGCCGATGGTGAACAGATAGTGCTTACTGATGCGCATTGGGAAGTCGTTAACTTTGTTAGAGATTTTTATCTTGAGTATAAGACTAGTCCCGCTATCCGCGTTCTTGTCAAAGCCATAGGACAAAAGCTGGGGCCAGATAAAGGCAATTCAAAGTATTTGTACACCTTGTTTCCCATAGGTCCTGCCAAACAGGCCACCAAAATTGCCGGGTTACCCAAACCCGCC
- the tusB gene encoding sulfurtransferase complex subunit TusB has product MKILHHITSSPTESNALACALRFIKPDDTLLLAGNAVAAMLHPAWRDAVSNLHLCLMKTDVEARGLNSQLATFRQIDYPEFVAQTLTHSKVITW; this is encoded by the coding sequence TTGAAAATATTACATCACATCACAAGTTCCCCAACAGAAAGTAACGCCCTCGCCTGTGCCTTGAGATTCATCAAGCCTGATGACACCTTATTGTTGGCAGGTAATGCTGTCGCAGCGATGCTACACCCCGCTTGGCGAGATGCGGTGAGCAACTTGCATCTCTGCCTGATGAAAACCGATGTAGAAGCAAGAGGCTTGAACTCGCAACTGGCAACATTCCGACAGATAGATTATCCAGAATTCGTAGCGCAGACATTAACGCATAGTAAAGTAATAACGTGGTAA
- the tusC gene encoding sulfurtransferase complex subunit TusC: protein MKAIAIIFRQGPHGNAAGREALDLALMAATYEQQVHLIFIDEGVLNLLGNQQPELIGCKDYIATFKALDLYEVASVVVSETSLNHLQLDAATLVYPATLVDDNHIRQLLEQVDEVLVF from the coding sequence ATGAAAGCGATTGCAATCATATTCCGTCAGGGCCCGCACGGTAATGCCGCCGGACGTGAAGCATTGGATCTTGCGCTGATGGCCGCCACCTATGAACAGCAGGTGCACCTGATATTTATCGATGAAGGTGTACTCAATCTACTGGGCAATCAACAACCAGAGCTAATTGGCTGTAAAGATTACATTGCCACGTTTAAAGCACTGGATCTGTACGAAGTCGCATCCGTTGTTGTGAGTGAAACATCACTCAACCATTTGCAACTCGATGCTGCAACATTGGTGTATCCGGCCACACTTGTTGATGATAATCATATTCGGCAACTGCTCGAGCAGGTAGATGAGGTACTGGTATTTTGA